The sequence CCACGACCGGGGCCGCCTACCTGACACTCTCGATCGCAAAGGGCGATGCCGTGCTGACAGGCGCCAGCACGCCGATGGCCGCCACGGTCGAATTGCACAGCATGCAAGTCACGCAAGAGCGCATGCAGATGCACAGAATCGAGCAACTGGCGATTTCCTCTGACGCGCCGCTGACGATGGCTCCCGGCGGCGGCCCCCATCTGATGCTGATCGGGCTGACGCAGCCACTCACTGCAGGCGACAGGCTGCCGCTGACGCTGCATTTCCTGGCGAGACCTGACACGAGTCTTGAGGTCTCGATCAAGGACTACGCCGAGATGATGTCGCTCAGTGAGTGACGCCATCGGTGCATACGCCTCTATCGACAAACACCTCTATCGACAAGCGACCCAACCCGCGAAACGCGCATGCAAAACAGCCCTGACACAAGGTGCCAGGGCCGTTTTCTACCAGATAACGAATCACCAGATCCTCACCGGGCTGACAGGCTGTCTCAAAGCCCCCAGACCACCCGCAACGCCAGCCCCAGCAACACCACGCCCGTCAGACGATTGATCCACATCGCGCGCGCCTGCAACCAGGGCAGCACCCGCGAATGCGACAGCACCAGTGCCACCAGCACATACCAGAGCCCGTCGATACCCATGGCCGTCACGACGACCAGCCACTTGCCCATCTCGCTCATCTCCGGCGTGATCAACTGACTGAGTAGCGCCACGAAGAACAGGATCAACTTGGGGTTGGCCAGCGCCACCATGAAACCATCGCGAATCGCCATGGAGCGGGACGTCGTGACGGCCTGCGCCTCCAGCGCTCCACCGCGGCCCGCCCGCAGCGCCTTGACCCCCAACCAGGCCAGGTAGGCTGCACCCAGCAGCATGACCGTCTGGAAGACGCCCGGATAATGAACGATCAAGGCGCCGAGCCCCCAGGCAGTCAGCGCGGCGTACAACCCGACTCCCAGCGCATGACTGATACCGGCGGCGACCCCCGCACTCCTCCCGCCGCCCAGGGTATGGCGCAGCACCATCGCCAGACTCGGCCCGGGCGACATCGCCCCCATCGCGCATAGCGCAACCAGTGACAACCACAGATTCAGCGGCATCCAATGCATGAAGGTCATTGCATGTTCCAGTCAATTGGTGAAAGCGACACTGCGCCGGCCTCGGACAACCACCTGGGGGCATCAAATGACAGAAGCCCGGCGCTCGCGATGGGGCCCGCCCTCCCCATCCTGCGTTGCAGATGGGATGCGAGTATCGGGCACATACGACTCCCACCAAGTCTTCAGGCAGACGCAGTCGAGTGTATCAAGCGCCGTGCTGATGCGGCAGCAGGCCATATGGACGACCTGGACATGCCCCTCACGATGGGTGTCACACGGGCTGGACAGTCCGCACTCGAAGGCGGCCGTCGTGCATGGATTTATATGAGAACATAATAAAGTACAGAATTTTACACATTCGAAAACTTGTGCAACAAATTAGGCGTTGTATAAGTTTGTGATAACCAGTAACGTCTCTACCGCTGCTCAGGAAGAGCGGCAGGTTCAGCGTAGTGACAGGCCAAGTGCACAGGAAGTGCAGCCAGGGACAGGCCCTGTCAAAGGATGACGCGCAGGCTTGGGGACTTCGCTCCTTAGCCAGGAAAATTCGTAAGCCTGAGCGGGTAGGTTTACGAATCTTCATGACTGGCAAGCCTGCGAGCTCAGGGAAAGAGAGCACTACGCTGAATGACACCGAATTCAGTCAGTTTCTGAAAGGTGTACAAGATTCTTGCGGGTCAGTAGCGCCCGATCGCTGCTCAGGAAGAGCGGCAGGTTCAGCGTAGTGACGGGCCAAGTGCACAGGAAGTGCAGCCAGGGACAGGCCCTGTCAGAGGATGACGCGCAAGCATGGAAGCTTCACTCCCGGCTAGCAAGATCCATGAGTCTGAGCGATTGATTCATGGGCCTTGATGGCTGGCAGGTTTGCGAACTCAAGGAAAGAGACCACTACGCTGAACCTCACCAGATTCAGTCAATTGCTGAGAAGGAGAGGAGACATGGAAGGGAAAGCTCAAGCCGCACTGTGTTGTCCGGCATGCTCCGGCCTGAAGATGGAGTATCAGTACCACACCCCATCGGCCGACCACCTGGTGCACTGCCAGGATTGCCATGAATACGTCGGCATGTGGTTTACCCTGCGCCAGGAACTCGCGATCCAGAACACCCGCATCGCACTTCTCGACCCCTCCATCGCCAGCAACAGCCTCTATCGACGCGTAACGAGCGTTCCACATCAGGCGTGAGCCGCCGTCTGGAAGCACGAGACACAGGAAAGCCCCGACATTCGTTCGGGGCTTTCCTGTGTCTGGGCCCCTGCCGTCACTTACAGAGCAAAGACAAGCAGCTGCCAGCGCCATGACAGGCAAGCGTAAAGAGATAAGCAAGGACAGGTATTCGGGACAGAGGTAGAGACAGACTGAGCGCGAGCGAAGAACCACGAGGAAGAAGAATCGGTGGGAGCCAGAAACGCAAAAAGCCGCTCGAAAGCGACTTTTTCAATTCTGGTGCCGGTGGTCGGACTCGAACCGACACGCCTATTAAGCGGCGGATTTTGAATCCGCCCAGAGCAAAATCGCAGCCACGCTTGCCACGGGCTTTTGCACTAAAATCATGCACTTACATCATTGCACCTAGCACACTGCGCGCACTCAGACGCCACAGAACGCGGCGAAAACGCGGCGAAACGCGGCGAGAACGCGGCGAGAATATCGAGGCAACGCGGCGAGAACGCGGCCGCCAGGGTCCAGCAGAGACGGACAATGCATCGAGCATGAGACGCCCACACCGCTGCCCGCATTGTTTGCATATCGGCAACATAGACCACCGGCCCAGACTGAGCACCGGCGATCAAATGCCCATCAAACAAACCTCACACCTCGACCACCACCACCGGCAGGCTAGGAGCCACGCCAGTGATCTGGTCCCCCTCCACGTAGACCATGCCACCCACCTGGGCATCGCCCTGGCAGGTGCGCACCCCACCCCCTACCAGATCCACGCGAACGCGCGAGCCGCTGACGCTGATCACCTCGCCTACCTGGCGCGGCGTGGTCGGCAGCAACGCCAGCAGGCGGCGATATGGATTGGCCATGCTATCTCCCTCCTTTGCTTGAACTGATACCACACGACGCCATCACAGATGGAATCTCTGCAGCTCGATAGACTGGCGCACGCTCAGGGCACGCCCCTGCAGGCTTGCGCTGACGCTCACGCCACGCGAGACACCACGCCAGCCATCGCACTCGATCATCATGCCAGGCAGCAGCAGGCCGCCCAGAGAGGCCGCCAGGGGCATCTGCAGGCTCTCGGTGCTCTGGCGCAGGGTAGCGGCCAGCTCAGCGATCCCGCGCGACAGGGCCGGTGCCTGATCGGTGATCAGGGCATCCACCACGGTGGGTGCGAGCTGATCGCCTGCGGTGCCCTGCCGGATGATCTGGGCCTGGATGCCGCCGGTGTCGCCATGCAGCCAGACGGCATTGCGGGCATCACCTGGCTGCTGATCGCTGCCCAGCTGGGTGATGATGTCGCGGGGCACCGCCAGATCGACCTCGCCCTCAGCCCAGCGCCAGGGCGCTGCCTCGAAGCGGGGCGCGACGATGATGGTCTGATCCTGCTGATGGGCCTGCACATAGCCGCCGGCCGCCTGAGCGATCCGCGAGATGGCGTCGATGGGTGCGAGGCTGTCATAACTCCACGCACCGGCGGGCACCACCCAGTCAGTCATGCGCCAATCCAGTGACCAGCCCTCTGGCAGCTCAGCGCGGGCGAGCTGCGAGGCGGTGGCCTGGCTGTCCTCGGTGTAGCTGCGCGCGGTGGCGTAGGGCGCACCCAGGTACGCCGCGAGCGAGCGGCCGCTGATGGTCACGCTATGACTCTGCCAGCTCTCAGAGCGTCGCCAGCCATCCACCAGGCACCGCCACTGCTCGCCATTGATCTCGGCCATCACCTCCACCGGCTGGCCATCGGTGCCAGTCACCAGCGCTTGAGCGTCACGCCCTGCCAGGCCGGCAGAGAATGACCATGCCCAGCTGTCAGCGTCGATGCTGAGCGTCATCTGGGTGGCCGGCAGCTCCAGGCCATCGGAGAGGCGCACCAGGCGCGCGGAGTTTTGCACGATATAGAGCCTTTTGACGGGAATGGTCGGGGTGGGTATCTCACACGTCAGACCGAACTGCAGCACCCACGGGGCGCTCGGCATGGCGTGGCAGAATTGCAGGGTCGTGCCACCCTCCACCGGCTCGAGCACCGGCGGCTCAGGCGGATCTGGCGGCAAGTCGAGGCCAGGCGGTGGCCGGCGGGCCTCCTCCCAGGGCACGCGCCAATCGTCGCCAGCGGCGCGCCCTTGCTGATAGGGCACACCCATCGTCACCGGCTCGAGGGTGCGGGCCTCCTCATAGCGCGAGTGCCGGCGGGCATCATTGCGGGGCGGGTGCTGGTAGCCGCTCGAGCGAGCCGCGGCGATTCCCTGCCCCTGCTCCCATACCGGCCGAGATCCGCGGCGGACACGCGGCAGCTGCAGCCACTGGCTGCCACTGAGGGTGCCCAGGATGCGCTCGGCCTGCTCCCACCGCGAGCCACTGATGGCGTCGGTGCGGGGGCGTGCCGACCACTGGCCGCCCTGGCTGGCCGCAAGCGTCGCGCCCTGCTCGAAGCCTGACGCGGTGGCACCATAGGGGCGAGCCGGCGGCTCCCAGCGGGTGCCGGCCTGAGCCTCGAGCGGGACCGCGTTCTCGAAACGGGCACCGGCACTATCTGATGGCCCTCGAAAGACATTAATCTCGCGGGTCAGCGCGACATCGACCACCGCCGGCGCACCCAGCGTGGCCACCAGCGAAAGGCTGACACCATGCTCGACGCGGATCTCTGCCGTCACCGGCGGCGCGCTCGCCTCCAGGCTGAGCGACTGGATCAGCTCGAGCTGCGCACGCACGGTGGCTGCTGGCACCACCAGGCTGGCCGCGATCTCGATGGCTCCACCCTGGGCGAGTCGAGCATCGACTGATGGCGGCGTCAGCTGGGCATCGAGCACCAGCTCGCGCGGCAGCTCCACCGCCTCAGTGGCACCGCCGAAGCCAAGCACGACATTGCCACCCGCCGGCGGTACATAGTCACCGGCAAACAGCAGCAACAAACCAGGATCACCACCCAGGCGCAGCTCGAGGGCGCGCGCGCTCCAGGGCGCTAGCCCCTGGACAAACTGCAGCCTGATCTCTCTCACGGAGCCCCCTAGCCCTCAGCGAATACCATGCGGCTGATCCGCGTCAGTATCCCGCGATAAATCGTCGTCGAGCTGATGGTCACGTCAGCGCCTGATCCCTCGATGCCGACATCCAGATCCATCACCCAGGCACCCTCGCCATCGACCAGGCGCGCCCAGGTGGCCTCGCCATCGGCGTCGGCCATCACCTCCTCGAAGCCCGCCCCCGTCAGGACGCCACCGGAGAGATCCGCGGCGAATGGCTGGGGCACCCCCAGCGTGGCCAGCGCTACCTGATCGGTGACGGCAGCCCCAGGCGATGGGCGGGTGCCGGAGTACACAACGAATGACGCCGGCGAATCGCCGGCATCTATCGCGCCGGCGATGGCCGCAAGGCGCGCATCTTTCACGCTTGTCGAGAAGCTGATCACGGGGCGTCCTCCACCTCAGAATGCACATTGTCCGACACGACAGCGTTTTGCTGCAGGGTGTGATCGAAGGCCATCACGTAGAACGCGCGGCGCGGGTCGAGGTCCGTAAAGCGGTATTTGCCATCGGCATCACTCCACGTCTCGCGCACGATGCGGCCAGTGGCGCGCTCATGCACCCGCACCCGCCGACTGACGGGCTGGGCCTGGATGTCCAGCACGGTGCCAGCAATGACGCCCATGCGCGCCGGATCTGAGACGCCGCCAGTGGCCGTGCCATTGGCACCGCTGCCGTCGATCTGATCGAAGTGGGCGGGGTGGCGGCGCTGGTGCGGCACCCCAATAACAGCGCTTTGCCCACTCACGCCAATGGCGCGAGGATTCGGCACCGGCAGCGGGCTGGGATTCCAGCCATGCACAGGGGGCGCATCGCCCCTAACGGCCCCATGAATCCGGTAGGGGAAAGGTGGTGAAAATACAGCGCCGCCAGTGGAGTAAATGCCCTGCAATTCGTCAGTATTTAAGGCTCGATTATAAATCGCAAGATCATCAAACCCAGCGCGTAAGTAGCGCTCTCTCGAATTAGTATACTGCCCAATGTAGAGTCCATATGTGCCGATTGAAACATCAGCAGCAGAGTCAGCGTATAGCTCGCCATTAAGGTATAGTTTAAAGTTATTACCCTCCCTAACTATAGCTATATTAGCCCACCCTGCCCCCCTTAAATCCGGCCCTACCAAAATCTCACCAAAATCACTTGCCCAAAGTCGAGACTGACTACTCGCCCCCCCGTATGAAGTCATTGTGTAGAGCACCAGTCCTACACCATCGCTACCATACTGATGCAGTAGCACATCATCAGTATCGTTTGCATTGCCAGATATTCCAGCAGGCACATTTACAAAGGCCGTGATAGTAAAGTCGCTTTTAGCTGGGACCAATGCGGGGAAGCCTATATACTGCGCCCCTGTAAACTCAACAGCATTTCCTGAATTACGGGAAATAGGCGACAAGTTGCCATGTATATTCCCAGGCGCACTACCCTTTTCATCTGAAACTGGCCCAGATAGCGGAAAGTCTGGGTAGTAATGGGACAATCCCTCGGTTGAGCTACTTGCGGCAAGCTCGCCAAAGTCAACGCTCACCGACAACTGCTGCACATTATCGTCAGGCAAAGAATAATTGAAGACGCGAAGATCTATAACCTCGCCCTCATATCCACTGCCGGCCAAATAGACAACGCCCGCACCAGGTAAAAATGCACCTTCATGCTCGATGATCACGACACCATCTAAAAACACTTTACTGATGGTGTCGTCATATTTGACGGCAATGTGATGATGATAGCCAATCGCCAGCGATTCATCAGACACGGCCACATCATCGCCCACCTGCAACGTCAAGCGGCTGGATTCATCAATCGTCAGCCGGTGGCTATCACCCACCCTGATCACGGAGCACCCCACCGACTTGGGCATCATCCACAGAGACAGGGTAAAGCCTGACGCCTCGACGCCTACGCTAAAGGAAAGCTCATCACCTGGCGTCAGCAGAGCGGCATGCCGACCATCGTGCAGCGCTGTCATCCCCCAGGCGGAAACGCTGCCAGCCCCATCTATACCGCCCACATAGTCCGCCAGTCGTCCATTGAATGAGTAATGATGCGATTCTATTGCCATGATCAGACCCCCCGCCATTCATCAAGACGAAAGGCGACCAGATGCCCCTGAGAATCATCCTCCTCATTGGCCACCAGGCACGAAAGAACAGGCACCCCCTCGAGGCCAGGCAGGTTATCTATGATCACCTTGTCGTAAACGGGCGATGTCTGTAGTGGCTGCAATATGCCTGGCAGGTATCCACGCAATGACTGCTCTGCTCGAATTGAGGATGTGTCGCCGCTCGGCCCTTCTCGGATCAACAATCGGCCCAGCGAGACATAATATCCATTGTCCGAAGCATTGGGATAACCAATCGTTTCCCCCATTCTTTCCCCTATCCCCAGCAAGCTGGCATGAGCATCACCAGGCAGCTGGTTATAGCTCCTGCAGATCTGGAGATAAGAGGTATTGCCAAAATTCATTGAGGCGGGATAAGGGGCGTCATTGAATGTCCAAGAGGCAGATGCACTGATGCCATTTGATATACAGTTAAATGCATCGCCTGGGCGCACACTGTCAAAATCACCTGAGATAATTAAGCCTCGAGCGGCAGGGTCTGCGTACCTATTGATATAATACAGCCCTAGTGCATCAGCAATAAATAGCCACTCAGCATCCCTATTTGTTTCGTTATTTGAGTAAGGCCAATAACGACCTAACTCAACTGTATAGGTATCGAGATCAATAAAGTCAGAGGCCCACAATACTGATGCCAACTTAGCGCTCGATGGCGTAGAGCTATAGTAATCCTTGGGGTCGCCATTCTTGACGATAAGCGTCAGAGCCGTGGCACGCGGGTCGGTGCGACGAAAAGCAATGCGGTATGTTTCGGCGTCCTCGGCCGCCACCTCCCAGCCTTCTACGGGTGCCGCCTTGATCTCGATCAGATCGCCGGTCGCCTCAGTGGCAGCGGGCGCGGTATCGAGCGCGAAGCGCACCCAGTCGCTGCCGATGGCGGTCACGCGATGCTCGCCATTGTAGCCAGCCTGATCTGCCCCACTGATGGCGATCACCTGCCATTTGAGATAGCCGTGACCACTGCCCACGCTCGCGGTGGCTTGCTGGATGGCGCTGTCATACGTCAGCGAGGCGACAGGCTTGGTATTGAAGCCGGTCACCAGGCAGGCTTTTAGCAGCTCGATCAGCGCGCCATATTGGTCGCCATTCTCGGGACTGCCGCCCATGTCACTGCTGAACCACTTCACCGGAAAATCGGCCATCGTAATGACTCCTGAAACGAATTCGCCCGGCAGGTGCCGGGCGTAGAGAATGAAACTTGAGAGCTGATGTGTGGCGTCAGGCGTTGGCGTTGCCACGGATCTGCAGGCGGAAAGAATCTTGCTGGCCGCTGGCCGGCCCCTGCAGGATCACGCGCGCCAGCCACATCGGGAAGCTCGCGCCGATGGTCGAGAAGCGGATCACGTTGCCATTCACCCAGCCGGCCCCGAAGCCGCCCGCCTTGAGCGTCCAATAGGGTACGCCCTGATTCGGGTTGGTAGGCGACGTATCCTCATTGGTGCTACCCACGCCGATCTCGCCCACGGTGCGGCCGATGATGCGGAACGTGCTCGAGCTGGTGAAGATCAGCGCCCAGTCCTCAGTGATGGCCCCGCGATTGGTGATGATCGGCGGGTAGGTGGTCACGTTGTACTCGGCCAGGGTGCCATCTGCGCCATCGTTGTCGTCTTTGCTCCAGTCTCGATCCCAGCTCGAGAGATCGAAGAAGTCAGCCACGCGCGCTTGCAGATCGCCGGCCACCATCGCGGCGCTGACCAGCGTATCGCCGGCGGGATAGTCGTGGCTCAAATTGCCCTTGAGCGTCAGCGCCCCCGATAGATCCACGTCACCCACCAGCAGCATGTCCTCGACACGGTGCAGGGCGTACCAGGGTTCGGGGTGGGTGGCCGTGTCAGGCGCGGCGAGCTGCACGGTGCCGGCATCGAGGTCTGCACTGTACTGGGTGGCGGGCACCTCCTCGCCGGTGGCGTCCTCCACCACCAGACTGGCCAGCCGCGAGCGGCCGACATCCAGCGTGGTGCCGCCACCGATCCCCAGCGGGAACGGAGCGCGGCCGGTGTGATGCACCACCACCACGCCGCCGGCGCGATAGATAGGCACGCGGCCATCGCTGGGCAGGCGCACAGGGTCGATGCCGATCAGCTCAGCCTCGAGCGGCAGCGTGGTCAGAATGACGGCATTGAAACGGGCGGTGCTCGGGATCACCTGGGTGGGCCGCCAGATCATGCCGGCGTCATCCACGGCGGTGGCGTCGTACCAGGATTCGGCGCGCTCGGCAGCGCTCAGGCTGTCATTGCTGACCAGCTTGCCGAAGGTCACGCGCACCACCCCCGTCTCGAAGCTCACGCTGCCTGACATCTCGTCACCCTCGATCTCGCCAGAGAGTGCCGCTTGGCCGGTGATCGAGCGGCCGTCGAGCGTCGTGGCCTGGATCAGCAGACCACCCACCTGCAGCGGCGAGCCTGGCGTGCGGAAAAACGCCTCATCGAGCGTCCAGGTGCCGAAGGTGCTCACCAGGGTTTTGACGGTGATGGTGGCGCTGGTGCCGCTCGGCCAGTCAGTGATGCGGGCATCGCCGGTGCCATAGTCGATGGTGCCCGCGAGAACGCCGGCCCCGTTGCTGGTCACGCTGCGATAGAGACTGCCCTGGCGGTCGATGAACGTATCGCCTCGGAAGATGAACGACAGCGTGCCAGGCACGACGCTATCTTGCAGCAGGGGCATCAGCTCGACATCGAGCGGGGCGAGATCCTGGGTGATGGTGTGGGTGGTCGGGGCGGCGCTGTCCAGCTGGCTGGTCAGCCAGACGCTCGAACCATTCTCGAAAACGTCGCGCTTTTCTTTGCTTCCCCATTCGCGGTGCGTGGCGTCGCCATCATCCCACTCGCTGACCTCGCGGACCTTCTCGACCTCGAAGGTCACCGCGCCGGTGGCGTAGTCAATGCTCCCCTCCCATCCACCATTGAAGCCGCCACGGCCATCATCGGTGATGGTGTAGGTGACATCGGCCTCGCCGCCATTCTGCTCGACAGTCTCCCAGGTGCCGGTGCGCGGGCTGCTGCGCGACTCGCTCTCGCTGCTCGACCAGG comes from bacterium Scap17 and encodes:
- a CDS encoding copper chaperone PCu(A)C; its protein translation is MRQPHKGHGAPRRAGQISAGLTALRTIATTASRWLATLALLSLATVHATAQEPPSAIPHVEQAFALPTPPSATTGAAYLTLSIAKGDAVLTGASTPMAATVELHSMQVTQERMQMHRIEQLAISSDAPLTMAPGGGPHLMLIGLTQPLTAGDRLPLTLHFLARPDTSLEVSIKDYAEMMSLSE
- a CDS encoding LysE family translocator, yielding MPLNLWLSLVALCAMGAMSPGPSLAMVLRHTLGGGRSAGVAAGISHALGVGLYAALTAWGLGALIVHYPGVFQTVMLLGAAYLAWLGVKALRAGRGGALEAQAVTTSRSMAIRDGFMVALANPKLILFFVALLSQLITPEMSEMGKWLVVVTAMGIDGLWYVLVALVLSHSRVLPWLQARAMWINRLTGVVLLGLALRVVWGL